One genomic window of Candidatus Neomarinimicrobiota bacterium includes the following:
- a CDS encoding D-alanine--D-alanine ligase, whose protein sequence is MKVLLAGGGSSHEREVSLKSTTAMSRALQELGYEFKHVELKRELDVTKAWNDSFDIVLLGFHGRAGEDGLLQSMLDAYQIPYTGAGAVDSMLAFSKDSSKRLFQTHGIPTADWELLLHEPHKDLPVTRLELPLVIKPDNEGSTIGLSICKNPEDMIKARKNSGVFSRLIFESFIPGRELTVGVVGNQVYPIVEIFPGHELYDYESKYTKGMSRYECPAKLDEALTKQIQYLARQAMQAVGVQVYGRVDFRLDPAGEPWCLEINTLPGMTETSLLPMGAKAFKLSFPELIDEILKQSLRKYI, encoded by the coding sequence ATGAAAGTATTATTAGCAGGTGGAGGCAGTTCACATGAGCGAGAGGTTTCGCTTAAATCTACAACTGCTATGAGTCGAGCTTTGCAAGAGCTGGGTTATGAGTTTAAACATGTCGAATTGAAACGAGAATTGGATGTAACCAAAGCCTGGAACGATTCATTTGATATTGTATTATTGGGATTTCATGGCCGAGCCGGGGAGGATGGCTTACTTCAGTCCATGCTCGATGCGTATCAAATACCATACACAGGAGCTGGGGCTGTGGATAGCATGCTTGCCTTTTCAAAAGATTCCTCCAAGCGACTTTTTCAAACCCACGGTATCCCCACAGCCGATTGGGAGTTGTTGTTACACGAACCACATAAGGATTTACCGGTAACTCGCCTTGAGTTACCCCTGGTAATTAAACCAGATAATGAGGGTTCAACCATCGGCCTGTCAATCTGCAAAAATCCAGAGGATATGATCAAAGCCAGGAAAAACTCTGGGGTATTCAGTCGATTAATATTCGAGTCATTTATACCTGGTCGGGAGCTAACGGTTGGCGTTGTCGGTAATCAGGTTTATCCCATTGTTGAGATATTCCCTGGCCATGAGTTATATGATTATGAGTCAAAATATACCAAAGGAATGAGTCGCTATGAGTGTCCCGCTAAATTGGATGAAGCATTGACAAAACAGATCCAATATCTTGCCAGGCAGGCTATGCAGGCAGTCGGGGTACAGGTTTATGGGCGGGTCGACTTCCGTCTTGACCCTGCTGGTGAACCCTGGTGCCTGGAGATTAACACGCTCCCCGGAATGACTGAAACCTCGCTGCTTCCTATGGGGGCAAAAGCCTTCAAGTTGTCATTTCCAGAGCTTATTGATGAAATTCTCAAACAAAGTTTAAGAAAATATATATAG